The following proteins are encoded in a genomic region of Astatotilapia calliptera chromosome 22, fAstCal1.2, whole genome shotgun sequence:
- the edn1 gene encoding endothelin-1: MDIYVWISVLSVMYSWISSTVLSAPAGDALTASTVKEGRHVRTKRCSCASFQDKECVYFCHLDIIWVNTPERVVSYGLGNAPRTRRALADSSAPRSVPRCQCVRENDNTCLNFCRPENRLRYETTADVVIRSPGGDDGAGAQRKHKLAADTDRIKRLKNNSDKRAPPPALRAALKTRLFLEKWRVRQHHRARAWEGESVAS; the protein is encoded by the exons ATGGATATATACGTTTGGATTTCCGTGTTATCAGTGATGTACTCCTGGATTTCCTCCACAG TCCTGTCGGCCCCCGCCGGAGACGCGCTCACTGCCTCCACCGTCAAAGAGGGGCGCCATGTGCGGACCAAACGCTGTTCCTGCGCATCGTTCCAGGACAAGGAGTGCGTCTATTTCTGCCACCTGGACATCatatgggtcaacacacctga GCGCGTGGTCTCGTACGGACTCGGCAACGCTCCGCGGACGCGGCGCGCGCTCGCGGACTCCAGCGCACCCAGGAGCGTACCTCGCTGCCAGTGTGTCCGGGAAAACGACAACACCTGCCTGAACTTCTGCCGGCCTGAAAACCGCCTCAG GTATGAGACAACGGCCGACGTGGTGATTCGCTCCCCCGGGGGCGACGACGGTGCTGGGGCGCAGCGCAAACACAAGCTGGCAGCAGACACGGACAGGATTAAGAG GTTGAAGAACAACAGTGATAAACGGGCACCGCCTCCAGCGCTCAGGGCTGCGCTGAAAACCCGCCTGTTCCTGGAGAAGTGGAGGGTGAGACAGCACCACAGAGCGAGAGCATGGGAGGGCGAGAGCGTGGCCTCCTAA